One window from the genome of Musa acuminata AAA Group cultivar baxijiao chromosome BXJ1-4, Cavendish_Baxijiao_AAA, whole genome shotgun sequence encodes:
- the LOC135586857 gene encoding U-box domain-containing protein 52-like isoform X2: MPEGSDRSSFPLIAVAVDKDKSSQNALKWALDNVAVKGQTIFLVHVITKLSAGHQEDVTSAASQLLVPFRCFCKRKNVRCKDIILEDTDLAKAIVDFVSHAGVEKLIVGASKGGFVRSFRYTDVSTNICKSVPDFCTVYIISKGKISSMRNAVRSAPVVTPLRSQILKQPSSVPEPVVYQNSQGTKGNAAFETRNLYKEKESIRSPLNSATRVQSTKSKEETMSGSDEPFFSSGKPSIDHLFPQRLSCISDGLDCSFESVQSPHRSSLDAYSSRSGFSPRSNGSFSSQMSEEVKAEMNRLKLELKQTMDMYSTACREALTAKQKAMELHRWKMEEQQRLEEARLAEEAALILADKEKAKCKAALEAAEAAKRIAELEAQKRINAEMQALQEPGKKKSSSILSKTDLRYRKYTIEDIEAATENFAENRKIGEGGYGPVYRCYLDHTPVAIKALRPDASQGRSQFQQEVEILSCIRHPNMVLLLGACPEYGCLVYEYMANGSLEDRLYRRGNTPPIPWQHRFRIAAEIGTGLLFLHQTKPEPLVHRDLKPANILLDQYYVSKISDVGLARLVPPSVADSVTQYHMTSAAGTFCYIDPEYQQTGMLGIKSDIYSFGVLLLQLLTGKPPMGLTHHVERSIEKGTFADMLDPAVQDWPVEEALGLLKLALKCAELRRKDRPDLGTIILPELNRLRTLGEENMQHFVLRNCFRTSNIYNQIPMQELKSGPA, translated from the exons ATGCCGGAGGGATCGGATCGATCGTCGTTCCCGCTTATCGCGGTGGCCGTCGACAAGGACAAGAGCAGCCAGAACGCTCTGAAGTGGGCTCTGGACAACGTCGCCGTCAAGGGCCAAACCATCTTCCTCGTCCACGTGATCACCAAGCTTTCAG CGGGTCATCAAGAAGATGTGACATCCGCAGCCAGTCAACTGCTCGTTCCATTCCGGTGCTTCTGCAAACGCAAAAAT GTTAGGTGCAAGGATATCATACTGGAGGATACCGATTTAGCAAAGGCAATTGTTGACTTTGTTTCCCATGCTGGAGTAGAGAAGCTGATAGTAGGAGCATCAAAAGGCGGATTTGTTAG ATCATTTAGATACACAGACGTCAGCACCAACATCTGCAAAAGCGTGCCTGATTTCTGCACAGTTTATATCATCTCCAAAGGGAAGATCTCTTCTATGAGAAATGCTGTCCGATCAGCACCAGTTGTTACTCCTTTACGATCTCAAATCCTAAAACAACCAAGTTCTGTACCTGAGCCCGTCGtgtaccagaattctcaaggcaCAAAAG GTAATGCTGCATTTGAGACTCGGAATCTGtataaagaaaaagaatcaaTCAG GTCACCATTAAACAGCGCAACACGTGTCCAGAGCACAAAATCCAAAGAAGAGACAATGTCAGGCAGTGATGAACCATTTTTTAGTAGTGGGAAGCCAAGCATTGATCACCTTTTCCCGCAGAGATTGTCCTGCATATCAGATGGCCTTGATTGCAGCTTTGAGTCAGTGCAATCACCACACAGGTCATCATTGGATGCTTACTCATCTAGGAGTGGTTTCTCTCCTCGATCCAATGGGAGCTTTTCATCTCAAATGTCG GAAGAAGTGAAAGCAGAGATGAATAGGCTGAAGTTAGAGCTCAAGCAGACAATGGATATGTACAGCACAGCATGCAGAGAAGCACTCACGGCTAAACAGAAG GCAATGGAGCTCCACCGGTGGAAGATGGAGGAACAACAAAGACTAGAAGAAGCTCGACTAGCAGAAGAAGCTGCCTTGATCCTAGCTGATAAGGAGAAAGCAAAATGTAAGGCAGCATTGGAGGCAGCTGAAGCGGCCAAACGAATTGCAGAACTGGAAGCGCAGAAAAGAATAAATGCAGAGATGCAAGCACTCCAAGAACCTGGGAAGAAAAAGTCCTCAAGTATTTTGTCCAAGACTGACCTGAGGTATAGGAAATACACAATTGAGGATATAGAAGCAGCCACAGAAAACTTTGCAGAGAACCGGAAAATTGGGGAAGGTGGGTATGGTCCTGTCTACAGGTGCTATCTTGATCACACCCCTGTTGCCATTAAGGCACTGCGACCAGATGCATCCCAAGGGAGATCACAGTTTCAGCAAGAG GTTGAAATACTAAGTTGCATTCGGCATCCAAATATGGTTCTTCTCCTCGGTGCCTGCCCAGAATACGGTTGCCTTGTATATGAATACATGGCAAATGGGAGCTTGGAGGACCGCTTATACCGGCGAGGAAATACACCACCCATCCCCTGGCAGCATAGGTTCCGCATTGCTGCAGAGATCGGCACAGGGCTCCTTTTCCTCCATCAAACTAAGCCAGAGCCATTGGTTCATAGAGACCTTAAGCCTGCAAATATCCTCCTCGACCAATATTATGTGAGCAAAATTAGTGATGTCGGCCTAGCCCGCCTGGTACCCCCATCTGTGGCAGACAGTGTCACCCAGTATCATATGACATCTGCAGCTGGAACATTCTGTTACATCGATCCAGAATATCAACAGACTGGAATGCTAGGCATAAAGTCTGACATATACTCTTTTGGAGTCTTGTTGTTGCAGCTACTCACTGGGAAACCTCCCATGGGGCTGACTCATCATGTGGAGCGTTCAATTGAGAAAGGAACATTTGCAGATATGCTGGATCCTGCAGTCCAAGATTGGCCAGTCGAGGAAGCTTTAGGTTTATTGAAGTTAGCACTTAAATGTGCAGAGCTAAGACGGAAAGACCGGCCGGATCTTGGAACGATCATATTGCCAGAGCTCAACAGATTGAGAACACTAGGGGAAGAAAATATGCAACATTTTGTGCTCAGGAACTGCTTCCGTACCTCAAATATTTACAATCAAATTCCCATGCAA GAACTCAAGAGTGGTCCTGCATAA
- the LOC135586857 gene encoding U-box domain-containing protein 52-like isoform X1, giving the protein MPEGSDRSSFPLIAVAVDKDKSSQNALKWALDNVAVKGQTIFLVHVITKLSAGHQEDVTSAASQLLVPFRCFCKRKNVRCKDIILEDTDLAKAIVDFVSHAGVEKLIVGASKGGFVRSFRYTDVSTNICKSVPDFCTVYIISKGKISSMRNAVRSAPVVTPLRSQILKQPSSVPEPVVYQNSQGTKGNAAFETRNLYKEKESIRSPLNSATRVQSTKSKEETMSGSDEPFFSSGKPSIDHLFPQRLSCISDGLDCSFESVQSPHRSSLDAYSSRSGFSPRSNGSFSSQMSEEVKAEMNRLKLELKQTMDMYSTACREALTAKQKAMELHRWKMEEQQRLEEARLAEEAALILADKEKAKCKAALEAAEAAKRIAELEAQKRINAEMQALQEPGKKKSSSILSKTDLRYRKYTIEDIEAATENFAENRKIGEGGYGPVYRCYLDHTPVAIKALRPDASQGRSQFQQEVEILSCIRHPNMVLLLGACPEYGCLVYEYMANGSLEDRLYRRGNTPPIPWQHRFRIAAEIGTGLLFLHQTKPEPLVHRDLKPANILLDQYYVSKISDVGLARLVPPSVADSVTQYHMTSAAGTFCYIDPEYQQTGMLGIKSDIYSFGVLLLQLLTGKPPMGLTHHVERSIEKGTFADMLDPAVQDWPVEEALGLLKLALKCAELRRKDRPDLGTIILPELNRLRTLGEENMQHFVLRNCFRTSNIYNQIPMQVRIPFIVSFSHSVQVS; this is encoded by the exons ATGCCGGAGGGATCGGATCGATCGTCGTTCCCGCTTATCGCGGTGGCCGTCGACAAGGACAAGAGCAGCCAGAACGCTCTGAAGTGGGCTCTGGACAACGTCGCCGTCAAGGGCCAAACCATCTTCCTCGTCCACGTGATCACCAAGCTTTCAG CGGGTCATCAAGAAGATGTGACATCCGCAGCCAGTCAACTGCTCGTTCCATTCCGGTGCTTCTGCAAACGCAAAAAT GTTAGGTGCAAGGATATCATACTGGAGGATACCGATTTAGCAAAGGCAATTGTTGACTTTGTTTCCCATGCTGGAGTAGAGAAGCTGATAGTAGGAGCATCAAAAGGCGGATTTGTTAG ATCATTTAGATACACAGACGTCAGCACCAACATCTGCAAAAGCGTGCCTGATTTCTGCACAGTTTATATCATCTCCAAAGGGAAGATCTCTTCTATGAGAAATGCTGTCCGATCAGCACCAGTTGTTACTCCTTTACGATCTCAAATCCTAAAACAACCAAGTTCTGTACCTGAGCCCGTCGtgtaccagaattctcaaggcaCAAAAG GTAATGCTGCATTTGAGACTCGGAATCTGtataaagaaaaagaatcaaTCAG GTCACCATTAAACAGCGCAACACGTGTCCAGAGCACAAAATCCAAAGAAGAGACAATGTCAGGCAGTGATGAACCATTTTTTAGTAGTGGGAAGCCAAGCATTGATCACCTTTTCCCGCAGAGATTGTCCTGCATATCAGATGGCCTTGATTGCAGCTTTGAGTCAGTGCAATCACCACACAGGTCATCATTGGATGCTTACTCATCTAGGAGTGGTTTCTCTCCTCGATCCAATGGGAGCTTTTCATCTCAAATGTCG GAAGAAGTGAAAGCAGAGATGAATAGGCTGAAGTTAGAGCTCAAGCAGACAATGGATATGTACAGCACAGCATGCAGAGAAGCACTCACGGCTAAACAGAAG GCAATGGAGCTCCACCGGTGGAAGATGGAGGAACAACAAAGACTAGAAGAAGCTCGACTAGCAGAAGAAGCTGCCTTGATCCTAGCTGATAAGGAGAAAGCAAAATGTAAGGCAGCATTGGAGGCAGCTGAAGCGGCCAAACGAATTGCAGAACTGGAAGCGCAGAAAAGAATAAATGCAGAGATGCAAGCACTCCAAGAACCTGGGAAGAAAAAGTCCTCAAGTATTTTGTCCAAGACTGACCTGAGGTATAGGAAATACACAATTGAGGATATAGAAGCAGCCACAGAAAACTTTGCAGAGAACCGGAAAATTGGGGAAGGTGGGTATGGTCCTGTCTACAGGTGCTATCTTGATCACACCCCTGTTGCCATTAAGGCACTGCGACCAGATGCATCCCAAGGGAGATCACAGTTTCAGCAAGAG GTTGAAATACTAAGTTGCATTCGGCATCCAAATATGGTTCTTCTCCTCGGTGCCTGCCCAGAATACGGTTGCCTTGTATATGAATACATGGCAAATGGGAGCTTGGAGGACCGCTTATACCGGCGAGGAAATACACCACCCATCCCCTGGCAGCATAGGTTCCGCATTGCTGCAGAGATCGGCACAGGGCTCCTTTTCCTCCATCAAACTAAGCCAGAGCCATTGGTTCATAGAGACCTTAAGCCTGCAAATATCCTCCTCGACCAATATTATGTGAGCAAAATTAGTGATGTCGGCCTAGCCCGCCTGGTACCCCCATCTGTGGCAGACAGTGTCACCCAGTATCATATGACATCTGCAGCTGGAACATTCTGTTACATCGATCCAGAATATCAACAGACTGGAATGCTAGGCATAAAGTCTGACATATACTCTTTTGGAGTCTTGTTGTTGCAGCTACTCACTGGGAAACCTCCCATGGGGCTGACTCATCATGTGGAGCGTTCAATTGAGAAAGGAACATTTGCAGATATGCTGGATCCTGCAGTCCAAGATTGGCCAGTCGAGGAAGCTTTAGGTTTATTGAAGTTAGCACTTAAATGTGCAGAGCTAAGACGGAAAGACCGGCCGGATCTTGGAACGATCATATTGCCAGAGCTCAACAGATTGAGAACACTAGGGGAAGAAAATATGCAACATTTTGTGCTCAGGAACTGCTTCCGTACCTCAAATATTTACAATCAAATTCCCATGCAAGTAAGGATTCCATTCATTGTCTCCTTTTCTCATTCTGTCCAGGTTAGCTGA
- the LOC135660819 gene encoding probable serine/threonine-protein kinase PBL17, which yields MGSCLSQDEQSNAAGLPQQADQQKDPCQPNVVSLLPLPKDVEDLRLTVGYGNVNIFTYSELSAATKNFRADQVLGEGGFGIVYKGIIDENVRPGFESTQVAVKKLNPEGVQGDKEWLAEVNYLGQLSHPNLVKLIGYCCEDDHRLLVYEYMACGSLEKHLFRRVCLTMQWSTRMKIALGAANGLAFLHGAERPIIYRDFKTSNILLDSAYNPKLSDFGLAKEGPIGDQTHVSTRVVGTQGYAAPEYIMTGHLTARSDVYGFGVVLLEILTGKKAVDKSRPAREQNLVDWARPLLPHSRKLPKIMDPRIEGQYSSTVAAEVAGLALRCLSQNPKGRPTMNQVVDTLESVQDPHGSREEVLLLFEAPKASSSDSSSAKKGEESRRRSKQGKGRSKSEPPAGFNVSSCSPDADGQSHQRMESAGPPVD from the exons ATGGGAAGCTGCCTGTCTCAGGATGAACAGA GCAATGCTGCTGGATTGCCACAACAGGCAGATCAGCAGAAAGATCCATGTCAACCGAATGTAGTAAGCCTACTGCCCCTTCCCAAAGATGTTGAAGATTTGCGGCTCACAGTTGGATACGGAAATGTCAACATATTCACATATAGTGAGTTAAGTGCAGCTACCAAGAATTTCCGTGCAGATCAAGTTCTTGGAGAGGGGGGTTTTGGAATTGTGTATAAAGGTATTATAGATGAGAATGTGAGGCCAGGCTTCGAGTCCACCCAAGTGGCAGTGAAGAAGTTGAATCCAGAAGGCGTGCAGGGGGACAAGGAATGGCTG GCAGAAGTCAATTATCTCGGGCAATTAAGTCATCCAAATCTTGTTAAACTCATTGGATACTGCTGTGAAGATGATCACAGGCTGCTGGTTTATGAGTATATGGCTTGCGGCAGTCTTGAAAAGCACCTTTTCCGAC GGGTTTGCCTAACAATGCAATGGTCCACTCGGATGAAGATAGCTCTGGGTGCTGCAAATGGACTTGCCTTTCTTCATGGAGCTGAAAGACCCATAATTTATAGGgattttaagacatcaaatattttgctAGATTCG GCCTATAATCCTAAGCTTTCGGACTTTGGGCTTGCAAAGGAGGGACCCATTGGAGACCAAACTCATGTTTCCACTCGAGTCGTGGGTACACAAGGATATGCAGCTCCTGAGTACATTATGACCG GCCACTTGACGGCGAGGAGCGATGTCTATGGCTTCGGCGTCGTCCTCCTGGAGATTCTTACGGGGAAGAAGGCAGTGGACAAGAGCAGGCCGGCTCGGGAACAGAACCTGGTCGACTGGGCTCGCCCCCTCCTGCCACACAGCAGGAAGCTCCCCAAGATAATGGACCCACGAATCGAAGGGCAGTACTCGAGCACGGTGGCGGCGGAGGTGGCCGGGCTGGCGCTCCGCTGCCTCAGCCAGAACCCTAAAGGGAGACCCACCATGAACCAGGTGGTCGACACCCTAGAGAGCGTTCAAGACCCGCACGGCAGCAGGGAGGAGGTGCTGCTTCTCTTCGAAGCCCCCAAAGCGAGCAGCAGCGACAGCTCCTCGGCCAAGAAGGGGGAGGAAAGCCGGAGACGAAGCAAGCAGGGAAAGGGGCGGAGCAAAAGCGAGCCCCCCGCGGGCTTCAACGTCTCCAGCTGCTCGCCGGATGCCGATGGTCAGTCTCATCAACGCATGGAATCGGCAGGTCCACCTGTTGATTGA